The Candidatus Nanoarchaeia archaeon genome includes the window TATGCAATTCAGTTTTGCAGGGAGAAGGGATGGGACGTTCGGTATTTGCTTAGCGTGAAGCCAACACGCAAGGATTGCTTTTTATTTCATTACGCCACTGTTGAGCACACAAGGAAAACAGCGGAGATGCTTGGGATTAGGCATCGGCTGATTTCATGTTCTGTTGCTGATCCTGTCCAGGAAGCGTTGCTTATCCAGAAGGTTGTTGCTATGGAAGAAAAGGTTGATGCAGTTGTTTTAGGAGGGACGGGATTGCAGGAGACGCAGATCAATTCTATCAAGCGGGTCTTGGCTCCTTTAGGGATTGATGCATTTGCAGCACATGCAGGAAGGGACCATGCTGAGGTGTTTGCTGAGATGCTGGAGCAGGGATATGAGGTTATGATCACCCAGGTTGCTTCTGATGGGTTGATGCAATGGCTTGGCACGATTATCACCAAGGCAAATTTCCCCCAGCTTTTAGAGGATTCAAAGAGGTATGGCTTTCATTCAGGATTTGAAGGAGGGTATGCGGACAGCTTTGTGCTTGATTGCCCCTTGTTTTCGAAGAGGGTTGAACTTGCTGGTGTTTCTACAATTATAGATGACGCTTATTGTGGGCATATCATAGCCACTACTATCAATCTTGTTGATAAGAATACCATCCTAGAGGCTGTTTCTGAAGTGATTATATCATA containing:
- a CDS encoding diphthine--ammonia ligase, yielding MKVAVLYSGGKDSTYAIQFCREKGWDVRYLLSVKPTRKDCFLFHYATVEHTRKTAEMLGIRHRLISCSVADPVQEALLIQKVVAMEEKVDAVVLGGTGLQETQINSIKRVLAPLGIDAFAAHAGRDHAEVFAEMLEQGYEVMITQVASDGLMQWLGTIITKANFPQLLEDSKRYGFHSGFEGGYADSFVLDCPLFSKRVELAGVSTIIDDAYCGHIIATTINLVDKNTILEAVSEVIIS